A genomic region of Myxosarcina sp. GI1 contains the following coding sequences:
- the psaK gene encoding photosystem I reaction center subunit PsaK, with protein sequence MLSTLVFAAQTTPATIDWNPSVAIVMIMCNLIAIAIGRYAIQKPGQGPDLPVPQPEMWDKFGVPELLATTSLGHIIGAGVILGLGNAGVL encoded by the coding sequence ATGCTATCTACTTTAGTCTTCGCGGCTCAGACAACTCCTGCAACTATTGATTGGAATCCTTCGGTAGCCATCGTGATGATTATGTGCAATTTAATTGCGATCGCCATTGGACGGTATGCGATTCAAAAACCAGGTCAAGGTCCAGATTTACCCGTCCCCCAACCAGAAATGTGGGATAAGTTTGGCGTTCCCGAACTGTTGGCAACTACTAGCTTAGGACATATTATTGGTGCTGGCGTGATTTTAGGATTGGGTAACGCTGGAGTTCTTTAG
- a CDS encoding phosphoribosylanthranilate isomerase encodes MRVKICGITQAQQGKAIAALGATALGFICVERSPRYVRPQQIKAIVETLPPDVDKIGVFANTASETILQTVLTAKLTSVQLHGHETPEYCDRLRQILPSEIELIKAFRIKTAAILAELKPYLHRIDTILLDAYDPQMLGGTGKTLDWEDLEQFNPELPWLLAGGLTPENILDPLSRLNPDGIDLSSGVERSPGDKDLTKVTQLFEKLQAFN; translated from the coding sequence GTGCGAGTTAAAATTTGTGGCATTACTCAAGCGCAACAAGGAAAAGCGATCGCTGCATTAGGTGCGACTGCTTTAGGGTTTATTTGTGTGGAGCGATCGCCTAGATACGTTAGACCGCAACAAATTAAAGCAATAGTGGAAACTTTGCCACCCGACGTAGATAAAATTGGCGTATTTGCCAATACCGCTTCAGAAACCATTTTGCAGACGGTACTTACTGCTAAGTTGACCAGTGTGCAGCTTCACGGTCATGAGACTCCAGAATATTGCGATCGCCTGCGTCAAATTCTGCCTTCAGAAATCGAATTAATTAAAGCTTTTAGAATCAAAACTGCCGCAATTTTAGCCGAGCTCAAACCCTATCTCCATCGGATAGATACTATTTTGTTAGATGCTTATGACCCTCAAATGTTAGGCGGTACGGGAAAAACTCTCGATTGGGAGGACTTAGAGCAATTTAATCCCGAGCTACCTTGGCTGCTGGCAGGAGGTTTAACCCCAGAAAATATTTTAGACCCTTTGTCACGTTTGAATCCTGACGGAATCGATCTTTCTAGTGGTGTGGAGCGATCGCCTGGTGATAAAGATCTAACAAAAGTAACCCAACTGTTCGAGAAGTTGCAAGCTTTTAATTAA
- the purD gene encoding phosphoribosylamine--glycine ligase gives MKILVVGNGGREHALAWTLLRSSNVERVFCAPGNGGTATLKNCQNLAVAVDDFQGIASAVKANDISLVVVGPEVPLAMGITDYLQQQQIPVFGPTQAGARLESSKSWAKELMQSENIPTAQAHTFTDAAAAREYVERQGAPIVIKVDGLAAGKGVIVAATVSEAIAAIDGLFAQNFTQLVIEEFLAGEEVSVLALTDGKTIRPLIPAQDHKRIGEKDTGKNTGGMGAYAPLPLVDDSLQQRIQQEILQPILKALNKRGIDYRGVIYAGLMITPQGNPKVIEFNCRFGDPETQVVLPLLATPLEKLLFACVEQRLAAQPPITWNDKASVCVVIASGGYPDSYQKGYEISGLKTNSESGVTIFHAGTKLQGDRLITDGGRVLGVTALGNNHSEAISLAYGTVATIQFEAMYYRRDIGHRLKL, from the coding sequence ATGAAAATTTTAGTAGTAGGTAACGGTGGTAGAGAACACGCCCTGGCATGGACATTATTGCGCTCGTCCAATGTCGAAAGAGTATTTTGCGCTCCAGGTAATGGCGGTACCGCCACACTGAAAAATTGTCAAAATTTAGCTGTAGCCGTCGATGATTTTCAAGGAATAGCTAGTGCGGTAAAAGCCAATGATATTTCTCTGGTAGTAGTAGGACCTGAAGTACCTCTAGCTATGGGTATTACTGATTATTTACAGCAGCAGCAGATTCCCGTATTCGGTCCTACTCAGGCAGGAGCGAGGCTAGAGTCGAGTAAGTCCTGGGCAAAAGAGTTAATGCAGTCAGAAAATATTCCTACTGCCCAAGCCCATACTTTTACTGATGCTGCTGCTGCTAGGGAATATGTCGAACGACAAGGTGCGCCGATAGTAATCAAAGTCGATGGTTTGGCAGCAGGTAAAGGAGTAATTGTCGCTGCTACAGTTTCAGAAGCGATCGCGGCGATCGACGGTTTATTCGCGCAAAATTTTACTCAGTTGGTAATTGAAGAATTTCTAGCAGGGGAAGAAGTTTCGGTTTTGGCACTTACCGATGGTAAAACTATTCGCCCGTTAATACCCGCTCAGGATCACAAACGTATTGGCGAAAAAGATACGGGAAAAAATACTGGCGGTATGGGAGCTTACGCGCCACTGCCTCTAGTAGATGATAGCTTGCAGCAGCGAATTCAACAGGAAATTTTGCAACCCATTCTCAAAGCTCTAAACAAACGGGGTATCGATTATCGAGGTGTAATTTATGCTGGTTTGATGATTACACCCCAAGGCAATCCTAAAGTAATCGAATTTAACTGTCGCTTTGGCGATCCTGAAACTCAAGTAGTTTTACCTTTGTTGGCAACGCCTCTGGAGAAATTATTGTTTGCTTGCGTAGAACAGAGATTGGCAGCGCAACCGCCCATAACCTGGAATGATAAAGCTTCAGTTTGTGTGGTCATAGCTTCTGGCGGCTATCCCGACAGCTATCAAAAAGGATATGAAATTTCTGGACTAAAAACCAATAGCGAATCGGGAGTGACAATTTTTCATGCAGGAACCAAATTACAGGGCGATCGCCTTATAACCGATGGTGGCAGGGTTTTAGGAGTTACCGCCCTGGGAAACAACCACTCAGAAGCAATCTCGCTGGCATACGGTACGGTAGCGACTATTCAATTTGAAGCTATGTATTATCGTCGCGATATCGGTCATCGTCTCAAACTATAA
- the nblS gene encoding two-component system sensor histidine kinase NblS, whose amino-acid sequence MAAATLVVSLVMSGLTFWTVNTIQQDARIHDTRFGSDLGLLLAANATPFIAEDDLSGLARFSSRFFLSTSSVRYLIYADRDGNIFFGIPYSQAEVQNSLTIKRQIQLPDDYAENSELPFIRQHDTPNGEVTDVFVPLRQENKYLGVLAVGINPNPTIVASSNLTRDVTISVFITIWAMVILGNVFNALMITRPIKELLVGVRNIAAKNFKQRIDLPLRGELGELIASFNFMAERLEKYEEQNIEELTAEKAKLETLVTTIADGAVLIDTNMKIILVNPTARRLFDWKENAIGENILHHLPSELTIKLTKPLYQIIANKNESESEVQTHEHSLTIGNSEHLIPQDEFRITIAQPVERTVRVLLRRVVDSERENIKGIAMTIQDITREVELNEAKSQFISNVSHELRTPLFNIKSFIETLFEYGEDLTEEQKREFLATANHETDRLSRLVNDVLDLSRLESSKTYKLGEVDLTQPIEQTLRTYQLNAKDKGIRIEREIAPNLPTVLGHYDLLLQVLTNLVGNSLKFTHAGGKVTIRAYPVEPDTVIPTQPQQVRVEVIDTGIGISPEDKEAIFERFFRVENRVHTLEGTGLGLSIVRNIIEKHNSQVHLTSEVGKGTTFWFDLPIYDKSLDHNLVRATEKQDSKP is encoded by the coding sequence ATGGCAGCAGCTACCTTAGTAGTTTCCTTGGTGATGAGTGGTCTTACTTTCTGGACGGTAAATACAATTCAACAGGATGCCAGAATTCACGACACTCGTTTTGGTAGCGATTTGGGATTGTTGCTGGCGGCTAATGCTACTCCTTTTATTGCTGAAGACGATCTTAGTGGTTTAGCTCGTTTTTCCAGTCGTTTTTTCCTCAGTACTTCCAGCGTACGCTATCTAATTTATGCCGATCGCGATGGTAATATCTTTTTTGGTATTCCCTATTCTCAGGCTGAGGTACAAAATTCTCTGACAATTAAGCGACAAATTCAATTACCAGACGATTATGCTGAAAATAGCGAACTGCCATTTATTCGCCAGCACGATACTCCTAATGGGGAAGTTACTGACGTATTCGTTCCTTTAAGACAAGAAAATAAATACTTGGGAGTTTTAGCTGTCGGCATCAATCCCAATCCTACAATAGTCGCTTCTTCCAACCTGACTAGAGATGTCACAATTTCGGTATTTATTACCATCTGGGCGATGGTAATTTTAGGCAATGTCTTTAATGCTTTGATGATTACCAGACCGATTAAAGAACTACTAGTCGGTGTGAGAAACATTGCCGCCAAAAACTTCAAACAGCGCATCGATTTGCCACTTAGAGGAGAATTAGGCGAATTGATCGCTAGCTTTAACTTCATGGCAGAACGTCTGGAAAAATACGAAGAACAAAATATTGAAGAATTAACTGCCGAAAAAGCCAAATTAGAAACGCTAGTAACTACCATCGCTGACGGTGCGGTTCTCATCGACACCAATATGAAGATTATTTTGGTCAATCCTACTGCTAGAAGGCTCTTTGACTGGAAAGAAAATGCGATCGGTGAAAATATACTCCATCATCTACCCTCAGAACTTACTATCAAACTAACTAAGCCTCTATATCAAATTATTGCTAACAAGAACGAAAGCGAATCGGAGGTTCAGACTCATGAACATAGTTTAACGATTGGTAATAGCGAACATCTAATTCCTCAAGATGAATTTCGCATTACGATCGCGCAACCAGTAGAAAGAACTGTTAGAGTTTTACTCAGACGAGTTGTCGATAGCGAACGGGAAAATATCAAAGGAATTGCCATGACCATTCAAGATATTACCCGCGAAGTAGAACTCAACGAAGCTAAAAGTCAATTTATTAGCAATGTTTCTCATGAATTGAGAACGCCTTTATTTAATATCAAATCTTTTATCGAAACTCTGTTTGAATACGGTGAGGATTTAACCGAAGAACAAAAGCGAGAATTTTTAGCAACGGCAAATCACGAAACCGATCGCCTCAGCCGTTTGGTCAATGATGTTTTAGATCTATCTCGCTTAGAATCTTCAAAAACTTATAAACTTGGTGAAGTAGATCTGACCCAACCAATCGAACAAACTCTTAGAACTTATCAGCTTAATGCCAAAGATAAGGGAATTAGAATCGAACGGGAAATTGCGCCAAATTTACCCACTGTTTTAGGGCATTACGATTTGTTATTACAGGTGTTGACTAACTTGGTTGGCAATAGTCTTAAATTTACTCATGCAGGTGGTAAAGTAACTATTCGGGCATACCCTGTCGAACCCGACACCGTAATTCCCACTCAACCACAACAGGTAAGAGTAGAAGTAATCGATACGGGAATTGGTATTTCTCCCGAGGACAAAGAAGCTATTTTCGAGCGATTTTTTAGAGTTGAAAATCGCGTTCATACTTTAGAAGGAACGGGACTGGGACTTTCTATCGTCCGCAATATTATTGAAAAACACAACAGTCAGGTTCATCTTACAAGCGAGGTTGGAAAAGGAACTACTTTTTGGTTCGATTTACCTATTTACGATAAGTCTCTAGACCATAATCTGGTACGAGCAACGGAAAAACAGGACAGTAAACCATAG
- a CDS encoding TIGR03792 family protein has translation MVIEWLKFRVASDAREKFIQQDEAIWTAALKSRSGFIGKEVWLDPSKASEVIFVIRWQSRQQWKSIPMDFLAATEREFIQAMGKTKYKMIESKEFQIRKFSRLDIEK, from the coding sequence ATGGTTATTGAATGGCTTAAGTTTAGAGTAGCATCAGATGCCAGAGAAAAATTTATTCAGCAAGATGAAGCAATTTGGACGGCAGCACTAAAAAGTCGTTCTGGTTTTATCGGCAAAGAAGTTTGGCTCGATCCGAGTAAAGCCAGTGAAGTTATTTTTGTAATTCGCTGGCAAAGTCGCCAACAGTGGAAATCTATTCCTATGGATTTTCTGGCAGCTACGGAACGTGAATTTATCCAGGCTATGGGAAAAACTAAGTATAAAATGATAGAAAGCAAAGAATTTCAAATCCGCAAATTTTCCCGTTTAGACATAGAAAAGTAG
- a CDS encoding phasin family protein — MNMENNDWLKQLLMVGIGTTSLVAEKIREVSEEWVRDGKINSEQAKSMVDDLMSQFRSDSGDMQQQAERQVKNMLQDLGVPRQSELDELRGRIDRLERQIRNLENKSWR; from the coding sequence ATTAATATGGAAAATAACGATTGGTTGAAACAGCTATTGATGGTTGGTATTGGTACGACTTCTCTGGTTGCCGAAAAGATTCGTGAAGTTAGCGAAGAATGGGTCAGAGATGGAAAAATTAACTCCGAGCAAGCCAAGTCTATGGTTGACGATTTGATGAGCCAATTTAGATCTGATTCTGGCGATATGCAGCAGCAAGCTGAAAGACAGGTCAAAAATATGTTACAGGATTTAGGCGTTCCTCGACAATCAGAATTAGACGAGTTGAGAGGCAGAATAGATCGCCTCGAACGCCAGATCAGAAATTTGGAAAATAAAAGCTGGCGTTAG
- a CDS encoding FHA domain-containing protein — MITLTLLHPLQEVPVQSWTFKNESTIRVGRASDNEVVLYSAVVSRYHLEFKKTEQSWEAINLGANGTYVNGKSITIVSLVDGMTLRLANSGPKILVKIDSEFLRQNAEDSFARKAFKEQILKRSRDTLIN; from the coding sequence GTGATTACTCTAACTTTATTGCATCCCCTTCAAGAAGTACCAGTTCAAAGCTGGACTTTTAAAAATGAATCTACTATTCGGGTCGGACGTGCTTCCGATAATGAAGTTGTACTTTATAGTGCTGTAGTATCGCGCTATCATCTGGAGTTTAAGAAAACCGAACAAAGTTGGGAAGCAATTAATTTAGGAGCAAATGGTACCTATGTTAACGGAAAAAGTATCACTATAGTTTCACTAGTTGACGGCATGACTTTACGTCTGGCAAATTCAGGTCCAAAAATTCTGGTTAAAATTGACTCGGAGTTTTTACGACAAAATGCAGAAGACAGTTTTGCTCGCAAAGCTTTTAAAGAACAAATTTTAAAGCGTTCCAGGGATACTTTAATCAACTAG
- a CDS encoding TlyA family RNA methyltransferase has protein sequence MTKQRLDTLLVSLNFCNSRAVAQRYIRAGEVTVDDRLIDKPGTEVDVNAAIVLKQKPPYVSRGGEKLAEALKTFDIDVNGRICLDGGISTGGFTDCLLQAGAALVYGVDVGYGQVAWSLRQSDRVILKERTNFRYLTPQELYGDCDRANLGVMDLSFISLTKVLANLRNFLASPHEVVLLVKPQFEVGKDKVGKNGVIRNPQHRAEAIYRVWQVARDLGWQYQGLIPSPLRGPAGNIEYLLWLKTHLPEQPINSQQIEKIISEVANISS, from the coding sequence TTGACCAAACAAAGACTCGATACTTTACTTGTAAGCCTTAACTTCTGCAATTCTCGTGCTGTAGCACAACGTTATATCAGAGCGGGAGAAGTTACGGTAGACGATCGCCTGATTGATAAACCAGGTACTGAGGTTGATGTCAATGCGGCAATTGTCCTCAAGCAAAAACCACCTTATGTATCTCGCGGTGGAGAAAAGTTAGCTGAAGCTCTAAAAACTTTTGACATCGACGTTAACGGACGTATTTGTCTCGATGGGGGAATTTCTACTGGCGGGTTTACCGATTGTTTGTTGCAGGCAGGAGCGGCACTGGTATACGGTGTTGATGTCGGCTACGGACAGGTAGCCTGGAGTTTACGGCAGAGCGATCGCGTAATTCTTAAAGAAAGGACTAATTTTCGCTATCTCACTCCTCAAGAACTTTATGGCGATTGCGATCGCGCTAATTTGGGAGTGATGGATTTATCCTTTATTTCTCTAACCAAAGTTTTAGCCAACCTACGTAACTTTTTAGCCTCACCTCACGAAGTAGTTTTGCTAGTCAAACCGCAGTTTGAAGTGGGAAAAGACAAGGTTGGTAAAAATGGCGTAATTCGCAACCCCCAACATCGAGCCGAGGCAATTTATCGAGTTTGGCAAGTCGCCCGCGATCTAGGCTGGCAATACCAAGGGCTAATTCCCTCTCCCCTTCGAGGTCCTGCGGGAAATATCGAGTATTTACTCTGGTTGAAAACGCACCTACCAGAACAGCCAATAAATTCCCAACAAATTGAGAAAATTATTAGCGAAGTAGCCAATATTTCTAGTTGA
- the ffh gene encoding signal recognition particle protein, translated as MFDALADKLDDAWKKLRGQDKISKSNIQDALKEVRRALLSADVNLQVVKTFIAEVEEKALGEGVISGVNPGQQFIKIVYDELVRVMGESNVPLAKAEKPPTVILMAGLQGTGKTTATAKLALYLRKQKRSCLMVGTDVYRPAAIDQLLTLGKQIDVPVFEMGTDADPVEIARQGVARAQEMEVDTVIIDTAGRLQIDPEMMGELARIKETVKPDDTLLVVDAMTGQEAANLTHTFSEEIGISGAILTKLDGDSRGGAALSVRQVSGQPIKFVGTGEKVEALEPFYPDRLASRILNMGDVLTLVEKAQEEIDLADVEQMQSKIMEAQFDFNDFLKQMRLLKNMGSLGGILKLIPGMGKISGADLAKGESQLKQTESMINSMTKDERANPDLLAKSPGRRRRIAKGSGFLEKDVSKLIKDFTKMRSMMQQMGRGGMPGMGMPGMGGGMPGMGMPGMGGGAMPGFRPQQETSPKKKKKKKKKGFGTL; from the coding sequence ATGTTTGATGCTCTAGCCGATAAATTAGATGATGCGTGGAAAAAACTACGCGGTCAGGACAAAATATCTAAATCTAATATTCAAGACGCGCTTAAGGAAGTACGACGCGCCTTACTATCTGCCGATGTCAACTTGCAGGTAGTTAAAACCTTTATTGCCGAGGTGGAAGAAAAAGCCCTCGGAGAAGGGGTAATTTCTGGTGTCAATCCAGGACAGCAATTTATCAAAATTGTTTACGACGAATTAGTACGAGTAATGGGGGAAAGCAACGTTCCCCTGGCTAAAGCAGAGAAACCGCCTACAGTTATTTTGATGGCAGGTTTGCAGGGTACGGGTAAAACTACCGCTACCGCCAAACTCGCTCTGTATCTACGCAAGCAAAAACGCAGTTGTTTAATGGTTGGTACCGACGTATACCGTCCTGCGGCGATCGATCAGTTGTTGACTTTGGGCAAACAAATTGATGTTCCCGTATTTGAAATGGGAACTGATGCCGATCCCGTAGAAATTGCCCGTCAGGGTGTTGCCCGCGCCCAGGAAATGGAAGTAGATACGGTAATTATCGATACTGCTGGTAGACTGCAAATAGACCCAGAAATGATGGGGGAATTAGCCCGCATTAAAGAAACTGTCAAGCCAGACGATACCTTGCTGGTAGTCGATGCGATGACGGGACAAGAAGCAGCCAATCTTACCCATACCTTCAGCGAAGAAATTGGCATTTCAGGAGCAATTCTAACTAAGTTAGATGGCGATAGTCGCGGTGGTGCGGCACTATCCGTCAGACAGGTATCGGGACAGCCAATTAAGTTTGTCGGGACGGGAGAAAAAGTCGAGGCACTAGAGCCATTTTATCCCGATCGCCTGGCTTCTCGGATTCTTAATATGGGTGATGTCCTTACCCTGGTTGAAAAAGCTCAAGAAGAAATCGATCTCGCCGATGTAGAACAGATGCAGTCCAAAATCATGGAGGCTCAGTTCGACTTTAACGACTTTCTCAAGCAGATGCGCCTGCTCAAAAATATGGGTTCTCTAGGTGGCATTCTCAAGCTAATTCCTGGTATGGGCAAAATTAGCGGTGCAGATTTGGCAAAAGGTGAATCTCAACTCAAACAAACCGAGTCGATGATCAATTCGATGACTAAAGATGAGAGAGCCAATCCAGATTTACTGGCAAAATCTCCTGGTCGTCGCCGCCGTATTGCTAAAGGTTCTGGTTTTTTAGAAAAAGATGTCAGTAAATTGATTAAAGACTTTACTAAGATGCGCTCGATGATGCAGCAAATGGGTAGAGGAGGCATGCCAGGAATGGGAATGCCAGGTATGGGCGGCGGTATGCCAGGAATGGGAATGCCAGGTATGGGCGGCGGTGCGATGCCTGGTTTTCGCCCTCAGCAGGAAACCAGTCCTAAGAAAAAGAAGAAAAAAAAGAAAAAAGGTTTTGGTACGTTGTAG
- the rpsP gene encoding 30S ribosomal protein S16, whose amino-acid sequence MLKLRLKRFGKKREVSYRLVAIDSRDRRDGRPIEELGYYNPRTDETRLNVPAIVKRLEQGAQPSETVKSILRKAQVLDRVNA is encoded by the coding sequence ATGCTCAAACTCCGTTTAAAAAGATTTGGTAAAAAAAGAGAAGTCAGCTACCGTTTGGTAGCGATTGATAGCAGAGATCGCCGCGATGGTCGTCCCATTGAAGAATTGGGCTATTACAATCCTAGAACTGACGAAACTAGACTCAACGTTCCTGCAATTGTCAAACGACTAGAACAGGGCGCACAGCCTAGCGAAACCGTTAAAAGCATTCTTAGAAAAGCCCAAGTTCTCGACAGAGTTAATGCCTAG
- a CDS encoding KH domain-containing protein: MPRQTKTSPDYVGLVEFLIEPLLDNPESLYANSEVVREKIWLRVAFDSESRGKVFGRGGRNIQAIRTVIDTAAALAGHSVYLDIYDGEKSDRPTRQASNNSGRKNKSRSSKEKPRIAKKE; encoded by the coding sequence ATGCCTAGACAGACCAAAACTAGCCCAGACTATGTAGGGCTGGTTGAATTTTTAATCGAGCCTTTGTTAGACAACCCAGAATCTCTGTATGCCAACAGTGAAGTAGTTAGAGAAAAAATTTGGCTGAGAGTTGCTTTCGATAGCGAAAGCCGAGGCAAAGTGTTCGGTCGCGGTGGACGCAATATTCAAGCAATTAGAACTGTTATAGATACTGCTGCTGCTTTGGCAGGTCATTCGGTTTATTTAGATATTTATGACGGTGAAAAAAGCGATCGCCCGACCCGTCAAGCTTCTAATAATTCTGGCAGAAAAAATAAATCTCGCTCTAGCAAAGAAAAACCTAGAATTGCTAAAAAAGAGTAA
- the pdxA gene encoding 4-hydroxythreonine-4-phosphate dehydrogenase PdxA, with protein MIPHLAVTLGDPAGIGGEVILKALADSSLTKNCQITVVGNRSLLQATYEHLLENSQLEARDLANPRHLSVIDLPWDETLNFGRGNAATGQISFACLERAIALTLAGKFQGIVTAPIAKFLWKAAGYNYPGQTEVLAQKAGVDKFGMLFAARSPHTNWQLITLLATTHISLAQISQTLTPDLLSEKLSLLIDCLRQDFDFDRPQIAIAGLNPHSGEAGQLGTEERDWLNTWLKDERTKYPQVELLGLIPPDTMWVKPGQAWYGNYDGKSANAADAYLALYHDQGLIPVKLMAFDRAINTTIGLPFIRTSPDHGTAFDIAGRGIADPSSMKAAIELATKISIQRTRDNL; from the coding sequence ATGATTCCACATTTAGCAGTTACTTTGGGCGATCCAGCAGGAATTGGAGGCGAAGTTATTTTAAAAGCCCTTGCAGATTCGTCTCTAACTAAAAACTGCCAGATTACAGTAGTTGGTAATCGATCGCTCTTGCAAGCTACTTACGAACATTTACTGGAAAATAGCCAGTTAGAAGCTAGAGATTTAGCCAACCCCCGACATCTATCAGTTATCGATCTGCCTTGGGATGAAACCCTGAACTTTGGACGGGGTAATGCTGCTACAGGACAAATTAGTTTTGCTTGTTTAGAACGAGCGATCGCTCTAACTCTAGCAGGAAAATTTCAGGGTATCGTTACCGCACCAATTGCTAAATTTCTCTGGAAAGCCGCAGGTTATAACTATCCAGGACAGACAGAAGTTTTAGCGCAAAAAGCAGGAGTAGATAAGTTTGGAATGCTGTTTGCAGCGCGCTCGCCTCACACTAATTGGCAATTAATTACGCTTCTGGCTACCACACATATTTCTCTAGCGCAGATATCTCAAACCCTAACGCCCGACTTACTATCTGAAAAACTAAGTTTGTTAATAGACTGTTTGCGACAGGATTTTGACTTCGATCGCCCGCAAATTGCGATCGCGGGTTTAAATCCCCACAGTGGTGAGGCAGGACAACTAGGAACCGAGGAAAGAGATTGGTTGAACACTTGGCTGAAAGACGAACGAACCAAATATCCTCAAGTTGAGTTACTCGGTCTAATTCCTCCCGATACCATGTGGGTCAAACCAGGACAGGCTTGGTATGGCAATTATGACGGCAAGAGTGCTAACGCTGCCGATGCCTATCTCGCCCTCTATCACGATCAGGGATTGATTCCCGTAAAGTTAATGGCATTCGATCGCGCCATAAATACTACCATCGGTCTACCGTTTATTCGGACTTCACCCGATCATGGAACGGCATTTGATATTGCTGGTCGCGGAATTGCCGATCCTAGCAGTATGAAAGCAGCGATCGAACTCGCTACTAAAATAAGCATTCAGAGAACTAGGGACAATTTGTAA
- a CDS encoding PetM family cytochrome b6-f complex subunit 7, which translates to MSAESMLFNGAILGIVLTLIGMSWGFLLLKIQGGEETEQTDNIRP; encoded by the coding sequence ATGAGTGCTGAAAGTATGTTGTTTAACGGAGCAATTTTAGGAATCGTGCTGACTTTAATCGGCATGAGTTGGGGGTTTTTGCTGCTAAAAATTCAAGGCGGCGAAGAAACCGAGCAGACTGATAATATTAGACCATAA
- a CDS encoding TIGR01777 family oxidoreductase has translation MKIAITGATGLVGTRLVEKLNSEGHQILVFTRNSDKAKRIFPSTAYPNLEVIKYTPDTSGEWQKKVSGSDAVVNLAGEPLAERWTKSKKQAIMDSRKQVTEKIVEAIAQAKSKPQVLVSGSAIGYYGTSETATFEESSDSGNDFLARVCQEWEAAAKPAKEYGVRLVILRIGIVLANGGALGKMIGPFKMFAGGPIGSGKQWFSWIHREDLVNLICEAIANSNLEGVYNATAPNPVRMNQLSHTLGKVMNRPSWLPVPDFVLEMLLADGAQVVLEGQQVLPKRTQAAGFDYQYPELQPALTEIVS, from the coding sequence ATGAAAATAGCAATAACAGGAGCAACAGGACTTGTCGGTACTCGCCTAGTCGAAAAGCTAAATAGCGAAGGACACCAAATTTTAGTTTTTACTCGTAACTCAGACAAAGCTAAACGAATTTTTCCCAGTACGGCTTATCCGAATTTGGAAGTAATCAAATATACGCCAGACACCTCTGGTGAATGGCAAAAAAAAGTTTCAGGCTCCGATGCAGTGGTTAATCTAGCAGGAGAACCCCTGGCAGAACGCTGGACGAAGTCTAAAAAACAGGCAATTATGGACAGCCGCAAACAGGTGACAGAAAAAATAGTTGAAGCGATCGCGCAAGCCAAATCAAAGCCTCAAGTTTTAGTAAGCGGTTCGGCAATTGGCTATTATGGCACTAGTGAAACCGCAACTTTTGAAGAAAGCAGCGATTCTGGTAACGATTTTTTGGCTCGCGTCTGCCAAGAGTGGGAAGCCGCAGCCAAACCAGCCAAAGAGTATGGCGTGCGTTTGGTTATTTTACGCATCGGTATCGTTTTGGCTAACGGTGGCGCATTAGGCAAAATGATCGGACCTTTTAAAATGTTTGCAGGAGGTCCAATTGGTAGTGGCAAACAGTGGTTTTCCTGGATTCATCGCGAAGATCTGGTTAATTTAATCTGTGAAGCGATCGCTAATTCAAACTTAGAAGGAGTCTATAATGCCACTGCACCCAACCCCGTGAGAATGAATCAACTCAGCCACACTTTGGGTAAGGTTATGAATCGCCCTTCCTGGCTACCAGTTCCCGATTTTGTTTTGGAAATGCTGCTCGCAGATGGAGCGCAAGTAGTTTTAGAAGGTCAACAGGTATTGCCCAAAAGAACTCAGGCTGCTGGCTTTGATTACCAATATCCAGAACTACAGCCAGCATTAACCGAAATAGTATCGTAA